CTTTCCTAGCTTGATGTGGTCTCCAAATGATTAGCTaagtgtggttaaattttggcgtgatttggtggaagattgataaagaaatgaagaagaaattggaagagCTTTGGGTTTGTTTTTCTTCCCCTTTGGTCGGATGGAGTGGAGCATGAGAGagagaggtttgattaaaaatgaagcttccaagagaagctaaaatgtgtggcccaaaattaagcaaaagtcaactctctcctcGTGCGTACACTCGCGCGTTTTGCGCTTGATTCCTCTcgaatttgtttcactagtgcactaaacctctaatgcacttgtattcatactattattattcactcttaataatcTAAACATAATGGTTTTAAGTTACTCAATTATATCACGCGTGTGTAAATGCGtatttccgatttgtgcgcgataacaTGAAATCTCCAAAAGCAAGCATGTCATGAAGAACGAGATCTTTAGAGGGAGCCAGGTTTGCCATACCTGCGAGTGCAACACGGAATATTGTCTCGTGCAATGAACCTCCTGGAAGGCAGATGCAAGGGTCAACCTTCCTGATGACGTGTGGCACCAAACCAACTCATCACGATCCCCCCCTCCGGAATCGGGTGTTGGAGAATTGAGGGAATGAGCTTGACCTGGATGACGGAAATAAGGCGATGGACATCCCAGGCCCCATTAGAGATGAAATCCTGGAACGATAGCTCCGGTATGACCATAGCTTTAAGACATAAGGCTCCACTTCCTAACCAATTGTCATACCAAAAATTGCATGTTCCCCCTTTTACCAACCAAACCATGGATAACTCCGTCTGCCAACTGATGTTTACCATACGTTTCCATGTCATCGAATCATTCTGGCTTATCTCCACCTGGCACGGATGTCGCCCTTGCAATACTTAGCCCGCATGAACTCTGCCCAAAGTGAGGAACCCGCCCGTAGGTTCCACCACAACTTGCAAGAGAATGCCGAGTATACATCACGGAGTTTCCGAAATCCAACACCCCCCTCATCAACGGGAAGACATAACTGTGACCAGCTTATCCATTGCAATTTTGGACCCTCTCCAGACGTTCCCCATAGGAACCTTGCACATATCTGCTCAATTCGCCTAAAAATCGAATCGGGGCACACTGCCGCAGAGAGCAAATGAACAGGAATAGCCGAAAGCACATGTTTTATCAAGACTAACCTGCCCCCTGTTGATAGTAACCTCGACTTCCAAGACATAACATTGGCCACAACTGTCTGACACACCTCTCCGAAATATACTGCCTTGCTTTTGCCAGTATACAGAGGGAATCCCAGGTATCGGATTGGTAACGCCTGCCTTGAGAAATGAGTGATCCGCTCAATCACTCTCCTCCGTGATGGGGAGAGAGACGGGTGAACCAAGTATCCACTCTTCTGAGGGTTGATCAATTGGCCAGAGGCCTGTTGATAATCATCTAACACTCGCATCACTCGTTTTAGCGCCACCTCCGACCCATTAGTAAAGACTAGCACGTCATCAGCAAATGCGAGGTGAGTGACTTCTGGGCAGCCAGCTGGCACCCTGAACCCTATAAAATTTCGACGACTGGCTAGATCATTTAAACCTCTCAAGAGTAATTTAGAGCCAATGATGAAAAGCACTGGAGACAGCGGGTCCCCCTGACGTATCCCTCTGCTAGATTTAAAAAAACCATGGGCAGAGCCATTAATGATAACGGAGAACCAAACATTCGAGATGAGCCTCCAAACCATATCAATAACCTATTCACAAAACCCAAAGACGTGTAACATGAAGATAACATGACACCACGACATCCGGTCATACGCCTTAGTCATGTCCAGTTTAAGAGCGACGTTTCCCCCTCTCGCCTTCCTGCCTATAGATGTCATTAGCTCTTGAGCCAACAAATAGTTGTCTGTAATACTGCGGCCTTTGACGAACCCCGTCTGTTGGGgggaaatcagctttggtaacaCCAAGGCCAAGCGCCCCACCAATACCCTAGACAACAACTTATTGCAGAAATTACATAGGCTGATCGGTCTAAAGTTAGCAAAATCTTGAGGATTCGACACCTTAGGCAACAACACTATTGAGGTGGATGTGAGGAATTTTGGCAACTCACTACCACAGAAGAAACTCCCTACCGCTTTGTGCACATCCTAAGCCACGACCTCCCATgcgaaggaaaaaaatttgccCGTAAACCCATCTGGCCCCGCAGCACTATCCCCGTCCATGGAAAACCCCAATTGGCGGACCTCCTCAATGTTAGGTATAGTTGCCAGCCTAGCATTCTCCTCATCTGATATCAGTTTCGGGATCAGACGCATTAAATCGCTATTCCTGGGCTCCACCGACCCCGAGAAGAGGTCCGAGAAATACTCAACCGCTGCTTTTGCAATGTCCTCATCCTTTTCCACCCACGTCTCAGTAGAATCCTTCACCCTATGAATCGACCCTTGCACCCGCCTTTGTTTGACCACGGCGTGAAAAAACCGTGTATTCCTATCCCCACAACCCAGCCATTTTACCCTTGCTTTCTGCCTCCAAAATTGTTCCTCCACTGCCAGGGCTCTGTTGAGGTCAGCCCGTGCCCTATTAAGTTCTTCGGTATCCTCCTCCACCCCAGACGTACCCTCAGTATCCTCAGCCCTTCCTAGCCTGATTTCCGTCTCCCTAACAGTATTGCCAACATAACCAAATTTCTGCTTATTCCAATGCTAGACCGCCCTCCGAGTTGCCTGGAGTTTTAAACATAAAACACGTAGTGGAGAACCGTGTACATCAACATCCCAGGCTGCCCTGATGACATCTAATAGCTCTGGTTTGGAGGTCCAGACATTTAGGAATCAGAATGGACGAGGTCCATTGTCCAACCTCGACGCAAAAGAAACGTGTAACGGAGCATGATCGGATGGATGCCGTGCAAGGTGAATAACTGAAATCGCCGACACCACTTCTGCCGTCTCACCATTAATGAGCAATCTATCAAGTCTCTTCCAAATCCTAGCTCTCCCCTCCTATTGTTACACCACGTATACCTGGACCCAGAGCAACCCGTATCAAATACCCCTGCCTCTTCCATGAAAGCCATAAATTCTACCCCCCTCTGTCACCGTAAAAGGCCTCCCCCCTCGCTTTTCTGAAGCCTCCACAATAACCTTGAAATCACCCCCAATACACCACGGCAATGCCTGAGCTTTATCAGACAACAGATTTGCCCATAACTCCCTCCGACCCTCCTCCGTATACAAAGCatgtacaaaagaaaaaatcatgGGCCCCGGTAACCACGGGTGGGACACAGATAATGAAATGTGCTGATTAGAATTGCCCACCACCGAACAATTAAAAGGACAATTATAAAAAATCCATAAGTCTCCCGAACCATTAACAATTGCAAAGTCAAATGCAAGTTTCAAGCGTATAGCCTCAACCCGTGACGCCTCTAATTTTGGCTCAGAAATGGCCACGAACTGAATACCCTTTTCCCTGATAATACTTTTTAATCTTCATAAATTTGGGAGCTTTGACACTCCTCTAATGTTCCATAATAGCGTATTAATCATTGCGAAGTACCTGGAAAGAGTTAGCGAAGACGGTGGAAGACCGCAGTTTCCTGCCGAATTGAATCGAGCGCGTatgcctttttccttttttccacgCTTGTCCTGCCCATTAAATTCCTCTATGTTTAAAGTATCCAATGTAGAAGTTGTATCTCTCTCATGCGCAAACACCAGCCTGGGAGATAGGTTTCCTGCCATGGGTCTAGTATTTCGCAGATCCTCACATGAGTCCAGTATTACTTTCTcaaatctttaataaatttatatcaGCGCGTCTTTCGGAAAACTATCGACGCGCGAGCGGTATGCACTTAATTAGAACTCATTCAcctttaatttctcaattaacttttcttaatctacttttgatcattcttaatttttccaAGATAATTACACTCTCGAATAGaatatcacctcgaa
The genomic region above belongs to Coffea arabica cultivar ET-39 chromosome 7c, Coffea Arabica ET-39 HiFi, whole genome shotgun sequence and contains:
- the LOC140010644 gene encoding uncharacterized protein translates to MAGNLSPRLVFAHERDTTSTLDTLNIEEFNGQDKRGKKEKGIRARFNSAGNCGLPPSSLTLSRETEIRLGRAEDTEGTSGVEEDTEELNRARADLNRALAVEEQFWRQKARVKWLGCGDRNTRFFHAVVKQRRVQGSIHRVKDSTETWVEKDEDIAKAAVEYFSDLFSGSVEPRNSDLMRLIPKLISDEENARLATIPNIEEVRQLGFSMDGDSAAGPDGFTGKFFSFAWEVIDMVWRLISNVWFSVIINGSAHGFFKSSRGIRQGDPLSPVLFIIGSKLLLRGLNDLASRRNFIGFRVPAGCPEVTHLAFADDVLVFTNGSEVALKRVMRVLDDYQQASGQLINPQKSGYLVHPSLSPSRRRVIERITHFSRQALPIRYLGFPLYTGKSKAVYFGEVCQTVVANVMSWKSRLLSTGGRLVLIKHVLSAIPVHLLSAAVCPDSIFRRIEQICARFLWGTSGEGPKLQWISWSQLCLPVDEGGVGFRKLRDVYSAFSCKLWWNLRAGSSLWAEFMRAKYCKGDIRARWR